The Drosophila innubila isolate TH190305 chromosome 2R unlocalized genomic scaffold, UK_Dinn_1.0 1_C_2R, whole genome shotgun sequence DNA window CAAATAGTTAGCCTGTATCGATATATTAGTTAGGCGGCAACAGAGCTGCCCATACGTTTTTTGTCATCAATTcgaaaaatcatttaaatttctacgtgtatttatttaatgcaataaagTGTACCTTGATCATGCATCGTCACTATTTAAGAAAACAAAGTAAAGGagaaaaatggcaaaatcGAAATTGGTTGAACGACTTGGTGTTAAACGGCTTGAAAGCTGTACCCTTGAATCCGCAATATACtccttattttaaaatgtatcagCCGAATTTAGGGAACTTTCCTAGAGATTATACGTCCAATTACTTGGAGAATTCTGCGGAAAAGCAAGAATCTAAAAATCAGAGGAGACTCGAACCAAAAACTGCAAATACATGTCACACAAGCAACGACGAAAAAAAGGAGCAAAACTTACTTACAGAGCTAGCACTTGTCCAGCTATTCTCTACACAAAAGAGTTCGAAAAAGTCTTCAGAATTAATAGATAAAGTAAGCACAATATTTGGTAAATACACTTTTCCtcaaacacaaatatataataaagagTCCAAGATAAAACCATCAGAAAACACAAAGAATCAGCAAATTGTAATCAAGAAAAAAGtggactttaaaaaaataattgcaaataatacaataagTAAGGACTATTTAAGACCTAATAACTATATCAAAGGAAGTTTTCAGATTGTGAAACCTACAGTTAGTTCATTTATTCTAACCGaacatacattaaaaaatgacGGAGAGGTCGAGTCAGATGATAGTCAAAAGAGCGAACAGAGCATCAAACTTAACCAGGAAACTAAGCGTACTCCTGAAATGCTCCCAATAATAAAGAGCGTGGAAAATGTGTCTAATGAAATGTCTCTAAAAGTGTTAATGAACAGCATTAATGAACTTAGaagaaaaagtcaaattaatttaattgaagcaAACGACAAAAATGTGCAATCTAcgagaaaaaatgaaatcggAAAATCATTAAAAGTCCATAACAAATTGCTAAATAATATGGATCCTAATAAAAACATGCATATTAAAAAGTCATCCcatcacaaaattgataataCATTACTAGATACTAGTACACTTGAAAATGAGATTAAACCTAGCACGCACAGTATAACCGAAAAGAAAATCAGAtatagaaaaatgaaaaataagaagaatatTGAAAAGATACAAAGTCAGGACAAGAGAAAAGAGCTACCAAGAGtggaaattaaagaaattaaaaacagagaaatcaataaaacaGATATCAAGACTAggagaaataaaacaaaaaaaactgagaCACAgtttaaaaagagaaaaggaAGTGAAAAATTTGAGCTCAAAGTTGTGGGtcagaaaaaattattaaaaggcGTTGACATGTCTTACTTCCTAAGGGATGAAAGCTTCCCAAGCCTCCTTTCTGtaactttaagaaaaaagaagtCGCAAGACTTCAGCAATCACTTAAAGGATTTCAGTAGTGATAGCGACTCGACAGAAGAAGATTCTAAATCACTATCTCAAGCAAAGTTTACTCAAATGTatgatgtttttttatatgataagGAACCTGAAGGACACCTTCTAAAGAGGAGCCGACATTCGTTAATCCCTGAAGCTGTCAAACTGAAATCTAAActgtatgaacaaaatttacGATTGTCTagagataaaaaaaaggacgcaataataaattatttcaagaaCTCTAGGGTTGAATCAAGTGAATCAGATGTCAGCTCAGGGACATCGGAAGATAGCTTTAAGGATTGGTTGAGATCCAATAATGGGAAAAGAAAACGATTTTCACACCGACCCCATGGCTATGGCTATGGCTATGGCAAATTAAGTCAAACATCAATTTCATTAAAGAGCCACCACAGTCCATCAGTCAACTCGAAAACTGGCCCTAGGTCAATCCCACAAGAGAATGTTAAGCATCCTAAATTATATGTTAAAGTTCACTCAGGAGCTGAAGCTTCAGTGAAAAGAAATAAGCACCAACGCCTATCTTATCTAGATCAACATGATTTATATGAGGATAGATATTCCATAGATAGCGAACTAAAAAGGTTGCAAAATCAGGAGTTAAAAGAGAAACGTATTGCTACCCAGGCTAAAATAGCCGAAATAATGAAACATGTTCCAATATATGAAATGAAAGTTAAAAAACCGAAACGCAATTTTCTGAAAGAGGCTGAAACTCGGGTGTGGCTGCCCCGAAAACCCCAAAAGGAGACGATAGAAAggcatataccaaaaaaaaaattgaaaaccagACTGGAGATAATACCAATGCCCAGCGAATTGTCAGAATTGAAGCCATTAGTTATTCGTCgctattgtttaaataaaattgaaggaAAAGAAGCTGAATTGGATTCCCCTAAAATAGATTGCTGTAGTACCTGTTGTATGCTCGGTCTGGGAAAGACGGAATCAGAAACGCCTCTCATTCGAGAAATGAaggcaaaaaatcaaaaaatgaaTCTATGGGCATACTATCTTTTGTGGAAGAAGCGCAGGGCGTTGTTTAAAAGCGATTGTGGTTGTGTGTAGTCAGTTAACCTATGACCTAATTCAGTCAAAGATCAACTGACAACCTGATCAGCAAAAATGTGCTCCAGGGtagttaattatatttgttagaTACGTTGGACTCCAGTTGCcgaatgcaaatatatttggTAACTGAATTTCAACGAGTTTATCAGACTATTAAAAGCATATGTTGttcatattaataaatttaaaaatattcatatataataaatatttattcacaaataataataataacaataactaacCTTGACACTTTACATCGAATGACATTTGTCACCTTCCTGAAATTGCGCTTCTACTCTAGCTCTGCACCAAATCGCTGTGCAAGAGCAACTGATGCCGGCTGAACTTGTACTTGGCGTGCGCTCTGCCAAGCTCTCCAAATATATAGGATCTTACAAGCACACGCACTTATACTAACGGAGCTCACACACGACAATCAAGTGCAGTGAGCATGCTTGCTCGTTCAAAGTTTGCGACAGCCGTTTGCAGTTTATCGTGTGTGGACGCCTAAGGCCCGCATTGCAGTAAGCACAATTGCTCTCAGCTTTCATAGCTGCTCTTCTCTTGCATATGCTattgcacacgcacacacttacacaacTGAAAATGCACGACCACACATACGACCCTGTTGCTCTCAGCATCCACAGACACACACCTCGCTCTCAGCATCCACAATTTTTGCCACACACCAAGtacataaaagtaaatttgaattttaaagattaTTCAACGGGTTTTATTTGCGTACCAATAACAGggatagaaaatataaatgcaatgcTGGATGAGAAATGTTTTAATTCTCgttaatatgaatttattcATTAGTGAACTTTGCAGGACGTTTATCCACAAATGCCTGCATGCCCTCCTTGCGATCAGCCTGCaaagaaaaatgtgtaaacagagagagaaaattaaaagagGATTATTGAACTCACGGTGGAGAAAGTGGCGTGGAAAGTGCGACGCTCAAACTTGAGGCCCTCCTGCAATGTGGTCTCATATGCGGTGTTGACAGACTCCTTGCACAGCTGCACAATCAGATTGGAATGGGTGCCGATCTTCTCGCCTAACTTGACAGCCTCGCCGAGCAGTTGATCAGCTGGAATGACCTTACTGACCAGACCAACCTTCTCAGCCTCTTGGGCATTGATCATGTTGCCGGTGAGGCACATTTCCATTGCCTTGGACTTGCCGACCACACGGGTCAAGCGTTGGGTGCCACCAGCTCCGGGAATGGTGCCCAATGCAATCTCTGGCTGACCAAACTTGGCCTTATCACCCGCATAGATAATGTCGCACATCATGGCCAACTCGCAGCCACCGCCAAGAGCATAACCATTGACGGCTGCAATGATGGGTTTCTGGGTGCGGGCCACCTCGGTCCAATCGTTCAAGAAGTTGCCCTGAATGCACTGGGAGTATGTGTTGGGTGCCATCTCCTTGATATCAGCGCCAGCGGCAAACGCCTTCTCGCTGCCAGTCAGCACAATGGCGGCAATATTCTTATCCTTGCCAAAGTTCTTCAGTGCGGTGGACAGCTCCATCATCAGGCCATTGCAAAGGGCATTCAATGCCTTGGGACGGTTCAGAGTGATAACAGCGACATTTTGCTTCTCTCCA harbors:
- the LOC117783265 gene encoding probable enoyl-CoA hydratase, mitochondrial gives rise to the protein MANITKLFTVRAHSLLQAAARQPQVATRFSSSSGSNWEFIKTEVTGEKQNVAVITLNRPKALNALCNGLMMELSTALKNFGKDKNIAAIVLTGSEKAFAAGADIKEMAPNTYSQCIQGNFLNDWTEVARTQKPIIAAVNGYALGGGCELAMMCDIIYAGDKAKFGQPEIALGTIPGAGGTQRLTRVVGKSKAMEMCLTGNMINAQEAEKVGLVSKVIPADQLLGEAVKLGEKIGTHSNLIVQLCKESVNTAYETTLQEGLKFERRTFHATFSTADRKEGMQAFVDKRPAKFTNE